One Leptospiraceae bacterium genomic window carries:
- a CDS encoding Hpt domain-containing protein, protein MNVDWDRINSFIDEENAEEQEWLKDMIVTLISSFEERLIELDAIMSKKDNVGLIAILHQMKGIASNFGLERLRQIISAAEVFAKANNTDSALREVFKLSPIWADTKAELKTKLDI, encoded by the coding sequence ATGAATGTAGATTGGGATCGAATAAACTCATTTATCGACGAAGAGAATGCGGAAGAACAAGAATGGCTCAAGGACATGATCGTAACACTCATATCTAGCTTTGAAGAGCGGCTAATCGAATTAGACGCAATTATGTCTAAAAAGGACAATGTCGGTCTAATCGCTATACTTCACCAGATGAAGGGGATAGCGTCAAACTTTGGATTGGAAAGACTTAGGCAAATCATCTCAGCCGCAGAAGTATTTGCTAAAGCGAATAATACAGATTCTGCTCTCAGGGAAGTATTCAAATTATCCCCGATTTGGGCTGATACCAAGGCAGAGTTAAAAACAAAATTAGACATCTAA
- a CDS encoding helix-turn-helix domain-containing protein, with product MKKAKEKNRTSTEISSSIIKGLNQALAHAKGNKLSVVEHKMSIMPLTSYKKDEIKIIRKKINLSQNLFAKALGVSKKTVEAWESGRNIPQGPAQRILYIIKTNPILFKELKIVS from the coding sequence ATGAAAAAAGCAAAAGAAAAAAATAGAACATCGACCGAGATCAGCTCAAGTATTATCAAAGGATTAAATCAGGCATTAGCTCACGCGAAGGGAAATAAACTCTCCGTAGTAGAGCACAAAATGTCGATTATGCCCTTGACTAGCTATAAGAAGGATGAAATCAAGATTATCCGCAAAAAAATTAATCTTTCTCAAAATCTTTTTGCAAAAGCGTTAGGAGTTTCTAAAAAAACAGTGGAAGCCTGGGAATCAGGAAGAAATATTCCACAGGGACCGGCGCAGAGAATTTTATACATAATCAAAACAAATCCTATTTTATTTAAAGAGTTAAAAATAGTTTCCTAA
- a CDS encoding ABC-F family ATP-binding cassette domain-containing protein — MIKIFGVHKSFGSQLLFDDLSVAVNRGEKVGLVGRNGHGKSTLFQMILGNVEPDKGTVQIPKNYKIGHLDQHLKFTKPTVLEECSLGLPEGEEYETWQVEKILFGLGFSEADMERSPNDFSGGYQIRMNLAKLLVSRPDMLMLDEPNNYLDIVTIRWLEEFLREWEGEIILVTHDRSFMDAVVSHVVAIHRTKAIKVQGDTEKLYTQINEAEELYEKTRLNEAKKRKQEEIFIAKFKAKASFASRTQSRVKKLEKQGEMKALDVIEDLDLFFNAAPFGASQMLSSDGISFSYTGKAPFLVEDFTLSVGKRDRICIIGKNGKGKSTLLKVLAGELQPVSGTVNKHPSLKEGYFGQTNKLDMDDSNTVVEEIKSADKSCTESIARNIAGGLMFSGDTALKKIKVLSGGEKSRVLLGKILVTPSNLLFLDEPTNHLDMQSCDSLIEAIDQFDGSVIMVSHNEMHLRAVATKLIVFDKNTISIYDGGYDDFLTDVGWSDEDI, encoded by the coding sequence ATGATAAAAATCTTTGGAGTGCATAAATCATTTGGAAGTCAGTTGTTATTTGATGACTTGAGTGTGGCAGTAAATCGTGGGGAAAAAGTAGGATTAGTCGGAAGAAATGGTCACGGCAAATCGACGTTATTCCAAATGATTTTAGGAAACGTTGAGCCCGATAAGGGAACCGTTCAAATTCCAAAGAATTATAAAATTGGTCATCTAGATCAGCACTTGAAATTTACAAAACCAACCGTGCTAGAAGAATGCTCTCTCGGTCTTCCTGAAGGCGAAGAATATGAAACATGGCAAGTCGAGAAAATTCTTTTTGGTCTTGGATTTTCAGAAGCGGATATGGAGAGAAGCCCAAATGATTTTTCTGGTGGTTACCAGATTCGAATGAACCTTGCAAAACTTTTAGTATCAAGACCAGACATGCTAATGCTCGACGAGCCAAATAACTATCTCGATATCGTAACGATTCGTTGGCTTGAAGAATTTTTACGCGAATGGGAAGGGGAGATAATCCTTGTTACCCACGATAGAAGTTTTATGGATGCAGTCGTTTCACACGTTGTTGCCATTCACCGCACCAAAGCGATTAAAGTTCAGGGAGATACAGAAAAATTATACACTCAGATCAATGAAGCAGAAGAGCTTTATGAAAAGACCCGTCTCAATGAAGCCAAGAAACGCAAGCAAGAAGAAATCTTCATTGCCAAGTTTAAGGCTAAAGCAAGTTTTGCGAGCCGCACCCAGTCCCGTGTGAAGAAACTTGAGAAACAGGGTGAGATGAAAGCGTTAGACGTAATAGAAGATTTGGATTTATTTTTTAATGCTGCTCCCTTTGGGGCTAGTCAGATGTTATCCTCTGATGGAATTTCTTTTTCTTATACCGGAAAAGCTCCTTTCTTAGTGGAAGATTTTACACTCAGCGTAGGCAAGAGAGATAGAATTTGTATCATCGGTAAAAACGGAAAAGGAAAATCTACACTTCTAAAAGTTCTTGCCGGCGAATTACAGCCAGTATCCGGCACAGTCAACAAGCATCCATCTCTAAAAGAAGGCTACTTCGGACAAACCAACAAGCTAGACATGGATGATAGCAATACGGTTGTAGAAGAAATCAAAAGTGCAGATAAATCCTGCACAGAAAGCATTGCTCGCAATATCGCAGGTGGTCTTATGTTCTCGGGAGACACTGCCTTAAAGAAAATAAAAGTTCTTTCGGGTGGAGAAAAAAGTCGTGTGCTCTTAGGGAAAATCCTTGTTACCCCCTCAAACTTATTATTTCTCGATGAGCCAACCAATCACTTGGACATGCAATCGTGCGATTCTTTAATTGAAGCAATTGACCAGTTTGATGGTTCTGTAATCATGGTTTCCCACAACGAAATGCATTTGCGAGCCGTTGCCACAAAGCTAATCGTATTTGATAAAAATACAATTAGCATATATGACGGTGGATACGATGACTTCTTAACTGATGTTGGTTGGTCAGACGAAGATATCTAA
- a CDS encoding 1-acyl-sn-glycerol-3-phosphate acyltransferase: MDIHLKKTLNSSESNPSNLDAINKHFDFDYLKSMAINILDPIDKYYFRSRLINFETVPERNNPDSPVIYISNHSGMTFPWDAIIFVGRIFQKNNFQIKNSLRALTAPALSASRYMQPYFVDDFWRRVGGVDATLENFDTMMNLKDSNVLIYPEGIAGIGKGFDKRYQLQQFSSSFIRMAIKYKTDIVPVSVVNGEYINPYSYRNDELNKLVNKIGIPFLPVGPITPLVALQPWIYYFGMPSKLTYFRGKTIKVYEMTDKPIEKLKKKEIHFLRDTVQFQMQTELDMAVEEYGKDPYWLEELGDTWRDNLDKLLYILPSGWPVLFQEHERRYAKEKSFKISLSNESYFQAISKTPENLFYGLPVLGIAGLLKWKGIF, from the coding sequence ATGGATATACACTTAAAGAAAACATTGAATAGCTCGGAGTCAAATCCTTCCAACCTCGACGCAATCAACAAACACTTTGATTTTGATTATCTCAAAAGCATGGCGATCAATATCTTAGATCCCATTGATAAATATTATTTTCGTTCCAGACTAATCAATTTTGAAACAGTTCCGGAAAGGAATAATCCCGATTCGCCGGTGATCTATATTTCGAATCACTCCGGAATGACTTTTCCCTGGGATGCAATTATTTTTGTAGGTAGAATTTTTCAAAAGAATAACTTTCAAATCAAGAATTCTCTCAGAGCACTCACTGCTCCTGCGTTATCCGCTTCCCGTTATATGCAGCCTTATTTTGTAGATGATTTTTGGAGGAGAGTCGGCGGAGTAGACGCAACTCTGGAAAATTTTGATACGATGATGAATTTGAAAGATTCTAATGTATTAATCTATCCAGAAGGAATTGCAGGAATCGGAAAAGGTTTTGACAAACGATACCAACTACAACAATTTTCTAGCTCTTTTATTCGAATGGCAATCAAGTATAAAACGGATATTGTTCCTGTGTCAGTGGTTAATGGCGAATACATCAATCCTTATAGTTATCGAAACGATGAACTTAATAAGCTTGTGAATAAAATTGGAATTCCATTTTTACCGGTAGGACCTATCACACCGTTAGTCGCATTGCAACCCTGGATTTATTATTTTGGAATGCCTTCTAAGCTTACCTATTTCCGGGGAAAGACGATTAAGGTTTATGAAATGACTGATAAGCCGATTGAAAAATTAAAGAAAAAAGAAATTCATTTCTTGCGAGATACGGTTCAATTTCAAATGCAAACAGAACTAGATATGGCTGTGGAAGAATACGGAAAAGATCCTTATTGGTTAGAAGAGTTAGGCGATACTTGGCGGGATAATCTAGATAAGCTGCTATATATCCTTCCATCCGGCTGGCCTGTATTATTTCAGGAACACGAAAGACGTTATGCGAAAGAAAAATCCTTTAAAATTTCTCTTTCGAATGAATCATACTTTCAAGCAATTTCTAAAACACCGGAAAATCTTTTTTATGGACTGCCAGTGCTTGGAATTGCAGGACTTCTAAAATGGAAAGGGATTTTTTAG
- a CDS encoding Fic family protein, whose protein sequence is MKPKLLKSLLGKKKELDKYRPLDKAIVDKLREQFLVEWTYNSNAIEGNTLTLQETELVLRNGITIGNKSLREHFEVINHKAGIDFIYNTIKKKTKLSKTLILNLHELILTKIDDENAGVFRRTQVRILGSRHIPPNPLKINSLIEDMVGWYYEHYPQMSVPELAAWVHFKFVHIHPFIDGNGRTARLIMNLILMQHGYPPAVILHLDRKKYYRVLREADSDKFDSYMDFIGRSIERSLIIYLQAVTPVKPKSKQGYISLSEATKYCDYSMEYLSLLARKGRLPAVKLNRNWMTTREAVENYIAELGK, encoded by the coding sequence ATGAAACCAAAATTACTCAAAAGTCTACTTGGTAAGAAAAAAGAATTAGATAAATACCGACCTCTAGATAAAGCAATTGTAGACAAATTACGAGAACAGTTTTTGGTTGAATGGACATACAATTCCAATGCCATTGAAGGAAATACTCTTACGTTACAAGAAACCGAGCTAGTTTTAAGAAATGGAATTACCATTGGAAATAAAAGTCTGCGGGAACATTTTGAAGTAATTAATCACAAAGCAGGAATTGATTTTATTTACAATACAATCAAAAAGAAAACCAAATTAAGTAAAACTTTAATTCTAAATTTGCATGAATTGATTCTTACAAAGATAGATGATGAGAACGCGGGAGTTTTTAGGAGAACACAGGTTCGAATTTTAGGCTCAAGGCATATTCCGCCTAATCCTCTAAAGATTAACTCACTCATTGAAGACATGGTCGGTTGGTATTACGAGCATTATCCGCAGATGTCTGTTCCAGAGCTTGCCGCCTGGGTTCATTTTAAGTTTGTCCATATTCACCCCTTTATCGATGGGAATGGAAGAACAGCAAGGCTTATCATGAATTTGATTCTAATGCAACATGGTTATCCGCCGGCAGTAATTTTACATCTAGACAGAAAAAAATACTACCGAGTATTAAGAGAAGCAGATTCAGATAAATTTGATTCGTATATGGATTTTATTGGGAGGTCAATTGAGAGATCTCTCATTATTTATTTACAAGCGGTTACTCCCGTTAAGCCGAAGTCGAAGCAGGGATATATTTCTTTAAGTGAGGCAACAAAGTATTGCGATTATTCGATGGAGTATCTCTCACTACTTGCTAGAAAAGGAAGATTACCCGCAGTCAAATTAAATCGAAATTGGATGACTACGCGTGAGGCGGTAGAGAATTATATAGCAGAACTAGGAAAATAG
- the recO gene encoding DNA repair protein RecO, whose product MSLIKEKGIVVSSKLVGEADALITLLGESGSKAKYRLKGIKKSKNRPIIASETGSYISIDFYLHKNEEIHNVKEVSIIERFENPKATYEGYLLVTYFCELIDTVLPNGDSHAKCFELFYAAMLALNAGKFQPLILPFFKLRLLSLLGIVSKDFTCSICDEPVLTKNSASLQYMNLEMTCGDCHPPNKNQILSIRLMDKIFKNRFAVLSQEEISIAVIVELDQILNDYLRAYLNVTLKTFDLLYKSMGTSYEIHY is encoded by the coding sequence ATGTCGCTCATAAAAGAAAAAGGAATTGTTGTATCGAGTAAGTTAGTAGGAGAAGCAGATGCACTCATTACTCTTCTTGGAGAATCGGGCAGTAAAGCAAAGTATAGGCTCAAAGGAATTAAAAAAAGTAAGAACCGTCCGATTATAGCCAGTGAGACGGGGTCTTATATTAGCATTGATTTTTATTTGCATAAGAATGAAGAAATTCACAATGTAAAAGAAGTGAGTATCATAGAGCGATTTGAAAATCCTAAAGCGACTTACGAGGGTTATCTGCTAGTTACCTATTTTTGTGAATTGATAGATACCGTTTTACCGAATGGAGATTCTCACGCTAAATGTTTTGAGCTTTTTTATGCTGCGATGCTTGCGTTAAATGCTGGTAAGTTTCAACCCTTGATCCTACCTTTTTTTAAACTCAGACTTTTATCTTTATTAGGAATCGTTTCAAAAGACTTTACTTGCTCTATATGTGATGAGCCAGTTCTTACAAAGAACTCCGCATCCCTTCAATACATGAATTTGGAGATGACTTGCGGAGATTGTCATCCTCCTAATAAAAACCAGATACTTTCGATTAGACTCATGGATAAGATTTTTAAAAATCGCTTTGCTGTATTATCACAAGAAGAAATTTCTATTGCAGTTATTGTAGAGCTAGATCAAATTTTAAATGATTATTTACGAGCGTATTTGAATGTTACCTTAAAGACATTCGATTTATTATATAAGTCTATGGGGACGAGTTATGAAATTCACTATTAA
- a CDS encoding CinA family nicotinamide mononucleotide deamidase-related protein, with protein MLSIHILSTGTEITSGKSVDTNSTWIANELTGLGFSISKFLTLPDKPLIIEEEIRTIMSRSGENLIIMTGGLGATADDYTLDVICKISGKPAVTHEKALERLTFLAGQRGKVYQDLLPVSRRQTTIPLDSRVLENDIGLAPGFYLELNDTTRLAAMPGVPKEMKKMFSDYLLPLMKKDYNKENMQSRSRTIWGLTESIFEATFIKNNQELISDGVEWGVTAKPGHIKVTFKSNSFDNLRKIMGSIDTEYKDKIGDDIFLDIHSMLTSSKRTVSTAESCTGGLVGKILTDMSGASAYYLGSVVAYHNDIKQNILGVKKTTLDSVGAVSPETAAEMANGVQHKFNTNYALSVTGIAGPTGATKDKKVGLVYIGLKANHEEARVFKYEFPLNRDVFRDFAANIALFHLYQKLMQDNL; from the coding sequence ATGCTGAGTATTCATATTTTATCAACAGGAACAGAAATTACTTCTGGTAAAAGTGTTGATACAAATTCAACTTGGATCGCAAACGAATTAACAGGACTTGGTTTTTCAATTTCTAAGTTTCTTACCCTACCCGATAAGCCACTCATTATAGAAGAAGAAATTCGAACTATCATGAGTAGAAGTGGTGAGAATCTAATTATCATGACAGGTGGTCTCGGAGCGACGGCAGATGATTATACTCTCGATGTAATTTGTAAGATATCCGGCAAACCGGCAGTAACCCACGAGAAGGCATTGGAGAGATTGACTTTTCTTGCGGGGCAGAGAGGAAAGGTTTATCAGGATTTGCTTCCTGTTTCTCGAAGACAGACAACTATTCCTTTAGATTCGAGAGTTCTAGAAAATGATATTGGTCTTGCTCCCGGTTTTTATTTAGAACTAAATGATACGACTCGGTTAGCTGCAATGCCGGGAGTTCCAAAAGAAATGAAGAAAATGTTTTCCGATTATTTACTACCTTTGATGAAAAAAGATTATAATAAAGAAAATATGCAAAGTCGATCTCGCACTATTTGGGGGCTAACGGAGAGTATTTTCGAGGCAACGTTTATTAAGAATAATCAGGAACTAATCAGTGATGGAGTAGAATGGGGTGTAACCGCTAAGCCCGGGCATATTAAGGTCACTTTCAAATCTAACTCTTTTGATAATTTGCGTAAAATCATGGGAAGCATAGATACGGAGTATAAAGATAAAATTGGAGATGATATTTTTTTAGACATTCATTCTATGCTGACTAGTTCGAAGCGAACTGTCTCTACAGCAGAAAGTTGCACCGGTGGGCTCGTTGGAAAAATTCTAACGGATATGTCTGGAGCTTCTGCCTATTATCTTGGATCAGTGGTTGCTTACCACAATGATATTAAACAAAATATTCTGGGAGTAAAAAAGACTACTCTTGATTCAGTAGGAGCGGTTAGTCCGGAGACTGCGGCGGAAATGGCAAATGGAGTTCAACATAAGTTTAATACCAATTATGCGCTATCGGTTACAGGCATTGCCGGACCGACAGGTGCAACCAAAGACAAGAAAGTGGGACTTGTATATATTGGGCTTAAGGCGAACCACGAAGAAGCCAGGGTCTTTAAATATGAGTTTCCTCTGAATCGAGATGTATTTCGGGATTTTGCGGCTAATATTGCTTTGTTTCATCTCTATCAAAAATTAATGCAAGACAATTTGTAA